GCTGCTGTTCCCGCTGCAACAGGCATCCAGTGAAACGGTTTATGTTTTCTATTCCGCAGTTTCACATGTTGATAAATATCGTCGGGATTTACACGGTTACTGATCACAGGCAGTTTTTTCAGTTCGTTTTCGATCTCCTGTTCTGTCCATTTCCGTTTAGTCATTGAACTTCCTCCTCTTCATCTGACATCAGCTCTTTCAGTTTCTTAATCGCTCTGTGCTGAGTGGTTTTTACTTTTCCTTCAGACCACCCTAGTACTTCTGCAGTTTCACTAATATTCAAATCCTGTATATACCTAGTAATAATCACCATTTTTTGATCTGTCGTGCAATAATCCAGGCAGGTATAGAGCTTTTTCACCTGTTCGCTTTGTTCAGCGATTTCTTCAGGCAGCGGCTCCTGACCGGATATTTCACGCTCCCCCCAGTCAAAGTGATCCATTACTCTCTTTCTGATCGTCTTTTGTTTTCTGAAGTAATCAATCGTTACATTTTTAGCAATTGAAAACAGCCACGTTTTTTCAGAGCTTTTTCCTTCAAAACGATGATAGGAATTCATCACTTTAATAAACACTTCCTGAAGCAGATCCTCAGCAGTGTCTTTGTTTTTTACCATATATATTAAAAATTGAAATACATCCTGCTGATACTCTTTGTACAGCCTGTCAAAAACGGAGTCCATGAACCGTCTCCTCCCCGTTCATACCATTAGTCGTATTACATGAAAAAAAGTTTCTTGCTTCAGCACATTAATATGTAGACTTGATATCGTGATATTTTTCACATCACCATTTTACATGACCTTACAAATGATATAAACACACAATTAAAAAAGCAGACGCATGCAGCGCTTAATGAGTGCGAACGTCTCATCGGCAGCATTGCATTGCGTCTGCAATTTAATAAGGCAGGTAAAATGAAAATACTGTTCCTTCATCCACTTTACTTTCAGCCTTGATTTTCCCTTTATGTGCCTCAATTAGGTTTTTCACAATCGCAAGACCGAGACCGGTTCCGGCTCTGCCCCTTGTTCTGGCTTTATCAGCTTTATAAAACCGCTCAAATATAAATGGCAGATCATCTTCAGGGATACCCACACCGTTATCGATTACATCAAAGCGGATATAATGCTGATCTTTTTGCGTTTTAATCGTTATACTGCCATCAGCTTTCGTATGTCTGATCGCATTATCAAGCAGATTCGTCAGAACCTGTTCTATTCTGTCCGGATCAATATGAATCGCTGTATGGTCATCAAGCGTTGTCTGATAAGACATTTTTATATCTTCATCATTCAGCCCCAGCTCAAACTTTGACAGCACTCTAGTTGAAAATTCATTTACCGGTACTTCTTCTTTATTCAGCACAATATGCCCGGCTTCCATTCTGGCAAGATCAAGGAGCTCATTGACAAGCCGTCCCATGCGAAGTGATTCATCATAGATCACTCTCGCGATATCTTTTCTTTCTTCATCGCTTTGCGGAATATCGTCAATAATCGCTTCACTATATCCCTGGAGCATGGAGATTGGTGTTCTAAGTTCATGAGAAACATTAGCAATAAAGTCTTTTCTCAGCGTTTCTAGCTTTCTTTCCTCAGTCATATCTCTAAGAACCGCTACTGCGCCTCTAACAGACTCACCGCTATAAAGCGGGCTGATGATCGCTGCATAAGACCGTCCATTCACTTCAAGTTCCCCTACCTGCTCTTCATTGGTTTGCATAACTCTTGTAATGAGGGACTCAAGCGTTGGTGGTAAAGCAAGCTTGGTGTAGCCCTCCTGCTCATTATACCAGTTCTGCAGAAAACGCTCTGCCGGAGGGTTCGAGACAAGTACAGTACTATCTTTATTGAAGGTAATAACACCATCAGCCATGGAACTGAGTACACTTGAAAGCTGTTCTTTTTCCTGGCTTAGTGCGTCAAGATGGTGCTTCAGCTGCCGACCCATCTGATTAAATGCTGTTGCAAGCTCACCAATTTCATCATTTGAAAGAATCGGTACCTTCGTGTCAAATTTACCTCTTGCCACTTCAAAAGCGCCTTCCCTCATTTTTCTTAGTGGCGCAGTAATTCTTGTCGATAGGAAAAATGCAAAAATTGTTGTTAAGATAATGGCAATAGCAGCAGCAAGAATAATCAGTCTTGTCGTTTGTTCCGTCGTTTGCTGAATTGCTTCTAGTGACTGATATACATAAACTGCACCAGCAGTTTCTCCTTCATCATTTGTAATAGGCGCACCAACAACCATGATGTTATTATAACGGTTGTCAAAGTCATCTCCTGAAGGAAACTCATCCTGTACAACGGTACCATTTTCATACACCCTGTCCATTGATTGACTACTGCTTATTGATTGCATCGTGTCACTGTACGAAAGCTCATCTGAGTAGAAAATGATATCATCGTTCATCTCAACCACAGAATGAACCGGATCATCAAGTATCTCAGCTACGATTTGAATACTCATTTCAAGGTCTTCATGCTCTTCTAAAATACTTGCTGACTTTTGTGCTTCGTACCTTAGAGATTCTTCTACTTCTTCTACATGATAGTTTTGAAAAAACTCAAGCAGTAAAATTGTAAGGATGAATAAAACAAAGGAGACAAGCAGCAGAATTGTCATCCACAGCTTGCCTACTACGCTTCTCCAGATTCTCATTCGTCAACCTCAAATTTATATCCTACTCCCCAAACCGTAACGATCATTTTTCCTGCCTTTTCAGAAACCCTGTTCAGTTTCTCACGCAGTCTTTTAACGTGTGTATCAACTGTTCTCAGATCACCGAAAAATTCATAATGCCAGACCTCTTTTAGCAGCTGTTCTCTGTCATATACTTTGTCAGGGCTTTTAGCTAAAAATAATAGCAGCTCATATTCTTTTGGTGTCAAGGTCACCTCATGACCGTCAGCAGTCACCCTGTGAGCATCATTATCGATCACCAGGTGATTATAAGCGATCATATCTTTCGCTTTCGTATCTGTATTTACATAACTGCTCGTAGCAGTTCTTCTTAGCAGTGCTTTCACACGCAGGACCACTTCACGAGGACTGAATGGTTTAACAATATAGTCATCTGTCCCTACCTCGAACCCCTGGACACGATTTGCTTCTTCACCTTTAGCTGTAAGCATAATCACAGGTGTTGATTTGGTCTCCCGCAGCTCTTTACAAACTTCAATGCCATCTTTACCAGGCATCATCAGGTCGAGCAGAATACAGTCAAAATCCTCTTCCAGTGCTTTTTTTAAAGCTTGCTCTCCGTCTTCAGCTTCCTCTATTGTGTACCCTTCGCGCTCAAGATACATTTTTAACAGCCTGCGGATTCTTTCTTCATCATCAACTACAAGAATATGACCAAGTTCATTCATTGAAGATCCTCCTCATCGGATATGTATTTAAAAGAAGCCCTCACTTACACGTGAGGGCATTGATTAAGCGTAAGAGTGTAGTCCTGCAATAATTAAGTTGACTGCTACTAGGTTAAACATAATAATAGCAAATCCAATTACTGCAAGCCAGGCTGAACGGTTTCCTTCCCATCCTCTTGATAGTCTGAGGTGAAGAAACGCTGCATAGAACAGCCAGGTAATGAGTGCCCATACTTCTTTTGGGTCCCATCCCCAGAAGCGTGTCCAGGCGATCTGAGCCCAGATCATTGCAAAGACAAGTCCGCCTAGTGTAAATACAGGGAAACCGATTAATACTGAGCGGTAGCCGATCTCATCAAGCATATCGAGATTGGCTTTTTTAACAAGCGGCTGAAATAATGCCGCGACTTTTTTTCTGGTGATCAATCTGATCAATAAGTATAAAAGTGCTCCTACCCCGACTGACCAGATCACTGTATTTAATCTTGGTGCGTTAACGAGGGCGTGCATTTCAAGTCCTGTTGAAAATGCGCCTTCAGTCAGCAGCTCACCATCATTTGGTGTAACGAGTGCCGGCATTGCGTACTGTACAACAGTTTCTTCTTCATCCGCATTAACAAAAGTAAATTCTGATTCATAACCTGTGATTGAAAATGTAGTCGCACTAATAACGAATCCAACAACTAGAATAATACTGAACATAATCGCTTCAAGCCAGAATACCTGCTTTCCGCCTTTTGAAAGATCGATATCCTTTAACAGAAAGATCAGTCCCGCTACAAAGCTGATTGCAAGAATCGCCTCACCAGCTGCAACCGTAGAAACGTGAATGGCAAGCCAGTCACTTTGAAGGGCTGGAATCAGCGGTGAGATATCTCTTGGAAACATGCTTGAGTAGGCGATGATCAGCAATGCAATCGGCAGTGCAAATACACCAAGAATATGAAGTCTGTAAATAAAATAAATAATGATAAATGATGCTACGAGCATCATTGAGAAAAACGTAATAAACTCAAACAGATTACTGACAGGTGCATGTCCTGAGGCAATCCATCTTGTAATAAAATAGCCTAATTGAGCTGTAAAACCGATCAGTGTAATCGTGATACCAATCGTAGCCCATCTGTTTTTTCCGGTCTGATTCGTATGTTTTTTTGATTTAATGGATCCTGCAAAAAATACAGTCGCTACAAGGTATAATAGAAATGCTGTATAAAGCAGGGTACTACTTATGCTGGCGAGTTGTGCCACTATCTTCTTCCTCCTTTGCATTGCTGTTGGATTCTTTCAGTTCCTGATGATCTTCAGGCTGATCGAGTCCCGCATCTTCGAATGCCGGAGCAATGTCTTTTTTCAATCCATACCAGTTTTTATTTGTATGGCCTGCTGCATACAAGATACCGTCAGAACCCTGCTTAATCCAGATTCTTCTGTGATTCCAGTAAGACCCAACTACTACGCCAAACATAAAAATAGCGCCTCCAAGGGCCAGTATCCATAATGTCAGATCCTTTCTGACTGTTAAACCTGAGAGGTCTCTTGTTTCGATTCCAT
This region of Jeotgalibacillus malaysiensis genomic DNA includes:
- a CDS encoding RNA polymerase sigma factor SigX; amino-acid sequence: MDSVFDRLYKEYQQDVFQFLIYMVKNKDTAEDLLQEVFIKVMNSYHRFEGKSSEKTWLFSIAKNVTIDYFRKQKTIRKRVMDHFDWGEREISGQEPLPEEIAEQSEQVKKLYTCLDYCTTDQKMVIITRYIQDLNISETAEVLGWSEGKVKTTQHRAIKKLKELMSDEEEEVQ
- a CDS encoding sensor histidine kinase; the encoded protein is MRIWRSVVGKLWMTILLLVSFVLFILTILLLEFFQNYHVEEVEESLRYEAQKSASILEEHEDLEMSIQIVAEILDDPVHSVVEMNDDIIFYSDELSYSDTMQSISSSQSMDRVYENGTVVQDEFPSGDDFDNRYNNIMVVGAPITNDEGETAGAVYVYQSLEAIQQTTEQTTRLIILAAAIAIILTTIFAFFLSTRITAPLRKMREGAFEVARGKFDTKVPILSNDEIGELATAFNQMGRQLKHHLDALSQEKEQLSSVLSSMADGVITFNKDSTVLVSNPPAERFLQNWYNEQEGYTKLALPPTLESLITRVMQTNEEQVGELEVNGRSYAAIISPLYSGESVRGAVAVLRDMTEERKLETLRKDFIANVSHELRTPISMLQGYSEAIIDDIPQSDEERKDIARVIYDESLRMGRLVNELLDLARMEAGHIVLNKEEVPVNEFSTRVLSKFELGLNDEDIKMSYQTTLDDHTAIHIDPDRIEQVLTNLLDNAIRHTKADGSITIKTQKDQHYIRFDVIDNGVGIPEDDLPFIFERFYKADKARTRGRAGTGLGLAIVKNLIEAHKGKIKAESKVDEGTVFSFYLPY
- a CDS encoding PhoP family transcriptional regulator, producing the protein MNELGHILVVDDEERIRRLLKMYLEREGYTIEEAEDGEQALKKALEEDFDCILLDLMMPGKDGIEVCKELRETKSTPVIMLTAKGEEANRVQGFEVGTDDYIVKPFSPREVVLRVKALLRRTATSSYVNTDTKAKDMIAYNHLVIDNDAHRVTADGHEVTLTPKEYELLLFLAKSPDKVYDREQLLKEVWHYEFFGDLRTVDTHVKRLREKLNRVSEKAGKMIVTVWGVGYKFEVDE
- a CDS encoding cytochrome C biogenesis protein — protein: MAQLASISSTLLYTAFLLYLVATVFFAGSIKSKKHTNQTGKNRWATIGITITLIGFTAQLGYFITRWIASGHAPVSNLFEFITFFSMMLVASFIIIYFIYRLHILGVFALPIALLIIAYSSMFPRDISPLIPALQSDWLAIHVSTVAAGEAILAISFVAGLIFLLKDIDLSKGGKQVFWLEAIMFSIILVVGFVISATTFSITGYESEFTFVNADEEETVVQYAMPALVTPNDGELLTEGAFSTGLEMHALVNAPRLNTVIWSVGVGALLYLLIRLITRKKVAALFQPLVKKANLDMLDEIGYRSVLIGFPVFTLGGLVFAMIWAQIAWTRFWGWDPKEVWALITWLFYAAFLHLRLSRGWEGNRSAWLAVIGFAIIMFNLVAVNLIIAGLHSYA